In a genomic window of Dyadobacter fermentans DSM 18053:
- a CDS encoding NAD(P)-dependent oxidoreductase, whose product MSEKIAFLGLGNLGTPIAEILLEAGYELVVWNRTASKAEPLTKLGATVVENAIDAITPGGIVFSVLADDAAVEELFSMELVEKLGKDGVHVSMSTISPETSRQLAQVHEWYGAHYVGAPIFARPEAVRAKVGNICLSGNAGAKERIKPIVENFVKGVFDFGDDPGAANVIKLAGNFMIACSLEMMGEAFTMAEKNGISRQSIYEMLTSTLFAAPIFQNYGKLVASNTYEPVAFRFPLGLKDINLTLQTASDVNAPMPFADIIRNRFISGLAKGRENLDWGALALGASDDAGLTK is encoded by the coding sequence ATGTCTGAAAAAATAGCGTTTCTCGGACTCGGGAACCTTGGTACTCCTATCGCTGAAATCCTGCTCGAAGCGGGTTATGAACTGGTCGTTTGGAACAGAACGGCCTCCAAAGCTGAACCGCTGACCAAGCTCGGCGCGACCGTCGTGGAAAACGCGATCGACGCCATTACGCCCGGCGGCATTGTATTCTCCGTTCTGGCCGACGACGCGGCAGTGGAAGAACTATTCTCGATGGAATTAGTCGAAAAGCTCGGGAAAGACGGCGTACACGTTTCCATGAGCACTATTTCGCCGGAAACTTCGCGCCAGCTCGCGCAGGTGCACGAGTGGTACGGTGCGCATTACGTAGGCGCACCCATATTCGCCCGCCCGGAAGCAGTGCGCGCGAAGGTGGGTAACATTTGCCTGTCGGGTAATGCAGGTGCCAAAGAGCGCATTAAGCCTATTGTGGAAAATTTTGTAAAAGGCGTTTTCGATTTTGGCGACGACCCGGGCGCGGCGAATGTGATCAAGCTGGCGGGCAACTTCATGATCGCTTGCAGCCTCGAAATGATGGGCGAAGCATTCACCATGGCCGAAAAAAACGGTATTTCGAGACAAAGCATTTACGAAATGCTGACATCCACCCTGTTTGCCGCGCCGATTTTCCAAAACTACGGCAAGCTGGTAGCCAGCAACACTTACGAACCTGTCGCATTCCGCTTTCCGCTCGGTTTGAAGGACATTAACCTGACACTCCAAACCGCCTCGGACGTAAACGCACCGATGCCATTCGCCGATATTATTAGAAACCGTTTCATTTCGGGCCTTGCCAAAGGCCGCGAGAACCTCGACTGGGGCGCATTGGCCTTAGGCGCTTCGGACGACGCCGGTTTGACGAAGTAG